Proteins encoded in a region of the Perognathus longimembris pacificus isolate PPM17 chromosome 11, ASM2315922v1, whole genome shotgun sequence genome:
- the Clk2 gene encoding dual specificity protein kinase CLK2 isoform X5 has product MFDWFDYHGHMCISFELLGLSTFDFLKDNNYLPYPIHQVHHMAFQLCQAVKFLHDNKLTHTDLKPENILFVNSDYELTYNLEKKRDERSVKSTAVRVVDFGSATFDHEHHSTIVSTRHYRAPEVILELGWSQPCDVWSIGCIIFEYYVGFTLFQTHDNREHLAMMERILGPIPSRMIRKTRKQKYFYRGRLDWDENTSAGRYVRENCKPLRRYLTSEAEEHHQLFDLIESMLEYEPAKRLTLGEALQHPFFARLRTEPPNPKLWDSSRDISR; this is encoded by the exons ATGTTTGATTGGTTTGACTACCATGGTCACATGTGTATCTCCTTTGAGCTTCTGGGCCTTAGCACCTTTGATTTCCTCAAAGACAACAACTACCTGCCATACCCCATCCACCAAGTGCACCACATGGCCTTCCAGCTGTGCCAGGCCGTCAAGT TCCTTCATGATAACAAGTTGACACATACGGACCTCAAACCTGAAAATATTCTCTTTGTGAACTCAGACTACGAGCTCACCTACAATCTAGAGAAG AAGCGAGATGAGCGCAGTGTGAAGAGCACAGCTGTGCGAGTGGTCGACTTTGGCAGTGCCACCTTTGACCATGAGCATCATAGCACCATTGTCTCCACTCGCCATTACCGAGCACCAGAGGTTATCCTTG AGTTGGGCTGGTCGCAGCCTTGTGATGTGTGGAGCATAGGCTGTATCATTTTTGAGTACTACGTTGGCTTTACTCTCTTCCAG ACCCATGACAACAGAGAACATCTAGCCATGATGGAAAGGATCCTGGGTCCCATCCCTTCTCGGATGATCCGAAAGACAAG aAAGCAGAAATATTTTTACCGGGGCCGTTTGGATTGGGATGAGAACACATCAGCTGGACGCTACGTTCGTGAGAATTGCAAGCCTTTGCGG cGGTATCTGACCTCAGAGGCAGAGGAACACCACCAGCTCTTCGATCTGATTGAAAGTATGCTAGAGTATGAACCTGCTAAGCGGCTGACCTTAGGTGAAGCCCTTCAACATCCGTTCTTCGCCCGCCTTCGGACTGAGCCACCCAACCCCAAGTTGTGGGACTCCAGTCGGGATATCAGTCGGTGA